A section of the Paenibacillus yonginensis genome encodes:
- a CDS encoding TlpA family protein disulfide reductase: MKSKTYRRKTIRTWLAAVLIACLAYSAIPGSMALVNAAGSDRGVRIGKAAPFFELKGLDGQTYRVAGKRDKPLLLNFWASWCEPCRLEAPDMEKLSEKYKGELDVYGVNVTAYDDEAKVKAFVDEFGIHYPILMDRRETVYSEYQGQAFPTQVLIDQDGIVREMIIGLLPPEELEAKVRRLLLAK, translated from the coding sequence ATGAAGTCAAAAACTTATCGCCGGAAAACGATTAGAACCTGGCTGGCTGCAGTGCTGATAGCTTGTTTGGCTTATTCAGCGATTCCGGGCTCTATGGCTTTGGTGAATGCGGCCGGCAGTGACCGTGGTGTGCGGATCGGGAAAGCGGCCCCGTTCTTTGAGCTTAAAGGACTGGACGGGCAGACCTACCGGGTAGCCGGAAAAAGGGACAAGCCGCTGCTGCTGAACTTCTGGGCATCCTGGTGCGAGCCCTGCCGCTTGGAAGCGCCGGATATGGAGAAGCTGTCCGAGAAATACAAAGGTGAACTGGATGTCTACGGAGTGAATGTGACTGCTTATGACGATGAAGCCAAAGTGAAAGCTTTTGTGGATGAATTCGGGATTCATTATCCGATTCTGATGGATCGCAGAGAGACCGTATATTCGGAGTACCAGGGACAAGCGTTCCCTACACAGGTGCTGATCGACCAAGACGGTATTGTCCGGGAAATGATTATCGGGCTCCTGCCGCCGGAGGAGCTGGAAGCAAAAGTTCGCAGGCTGCTGCTTGCCAAATAA
- the cimA gene encoding citramalate synthase — translation MSKALSIFDTTLRDGTQGEGISLSADDKLKIARKLDQLGVHYIEGGIPGSNNKDIEFFRRVQELNLQAKITAFGSTRRKNSEAHLDANLNRILESGVQAATLVGKSWDFHVHTALQTTLDENLAMIADSIAFLKQKGLEVIFDAEHFFDGFKHNKDYALAVLKSAAAAGADWLVMCDTNGGSMPGEVHSIVTDVRSQLGAARLGIHTHNDCELAVANALSAVQAGATQIQGTINGYGERCGNANLCSVIPNLQLKLGYEVLSAEQIGQLTNTARYVSEIANVNLPNNQPYVGTSAFAHKGGIHVSAILRDSKTYEHIQPELVGNKQRILVSELAGQSNVLSKAKEMGIEFDPANDQTKEVIQHIKDLEHQGYSFEGADASLEMLLRSANGDIEEKFVFESFKMLVEKTAGKSVVSEAFVKLNVGGASVYTAAEGNGPVNALDNALRKALVTYFPRLKEMHLSDYKVRVLDEKDATAAKVRVLIESRDLTSSWNTVGVSENVIEASWEALVDSIRYALIGETFPEADPAAEEQNQGLVNH, via the coding sequence ATGTCTAAGGCTCTTTCTATCTTTGATACGACACTGCGCGACGGCACGCAAGGGGAAGGCATCAGCCTTTCGGCCGACGATAAACTCAAAATTGCCCGAAAGCTCGACCAATTGGGCGTTCATTATATTGAAGGCGGTATTCCAGGCAGCAATAATAAAGACATCGAATTCTTCCGGCGTGTTCAGGAGCTGAACCTGCAGGCCAAGATCACGGCTTTCGGCAGCACCCGCCGCAAGAACAGCGAAGCCCATCTGGATGCCAATCTGAACCGGATTCTGGAATCGGGCGTGCAAGCGGCAACCCTGGTCGGCAAATCGTGGGACTTCCACGTACATACTGCTCTTCAGACAACGCTTGACGAGAACCTGGCAATGATTGCGGATTCCATTGCTTTCCTTAAGCAAAAGGGACTTGAGGTCATTTTTGACGCTGAACATTTTTTTGACGGCTTCAAACATAATAAGGATTACGCGCTCGCCGTGCTAAAGAGCGCCGCTGCCGCAGGAGCCGACTGGCTCGTGATGTGCGATACGAACGGAGGAAGCATGCCTGGCGAAGTGCATTCGATCGTAACGGATGTTCGCAGCCAGCTCGGCGCTGCACGGCTGGGCATTCATACGCATAATGACTGCGAGCTTGCGGTCGCTAATGCGCTGAGCGCCGTTCAAGCCGGAGCAACGCAAATTCAAGGCACGATAAACGGGTACGGCGAACGCTGCGGCAACGCCAATCTTTGCTCCGTTATTCCAAATCTGCAGCTCAAACTCGGCTATGAGGTTTTATCCGCTGAGCAGATTGGCCAATTGACCAACACAGCCCGTTATGTCAGCGAAATTGCGAATGTCAATCTGCCTAACAATCAGCCTTATGTAGGTACTTCCGCTTTCGCTCACAAAGGCGGCATTCATGTGTCCGCGATTTTGCGGGATTCCAAAACGTATGAGCATATCCAGCCTGAGCTTGTCGGCAACAAGCAGCGCATTCTGGTGTCGGAGCTGGCTGGACAGAGCAACGTCTTGTCCAAAGCGAAAGAGATGGGCATCGAGTTTGATCCCGCCAATGATCAGACGAAAGAGGTTATCCAGCATATTAAAGACCTTGAACATCAGGGTTATTCCTTTGAAGGGGCCGACGCTTCTCTGGAGATGCTGCTCCGCAGCGCAAACGGCGACATTGAAGAAAAATTTGTATTCGAATCCTTTAAAATGCTGGTTGAGAAAACGGCCGGCAAATCCGTTGTTTCCGAAGCATTTGTCAAGCTCAATGTAGGCGGAGCCAGCGTTTATACCGCCGCAGAAGGCAACGGCCCGGTCAATGCGCTTGATAATGCGCTGCGCAAAGCGCTGGTCACGTATTTCCCGCGTCTCAAGGAAATGCATTTGTCCGACTATAAGGTTCGTGTCCTGGATGAGAAAGACGCCACAGCCGCCAAAGTACGCGTGCTGATCGAATCCCGGGATCTTACCAGCAGCTGGAACACCGTAGGGGTGTCGGAGAACGTGATTGAAGCCAGCTGGGAAGCGCTGGTCGACAGTATCCGCTACGCCTTGATCGGCGAAACCTTCCCGGAAGCCGATCCGGCTGCCGAGGAGCAAAATCAGGGGCTCGTCAATCATTGA
- a CDS encoding DUF294 nucleotidyltransferase-like domain-containing protein, giving the protein MKESASIPIDLSSIHSAETSSELRLARWKEENKLLQLFSSVPTEDWNESVNRLQDEVMAQAISICERELAEAGAGVPPVPFAFVLFGSGGRQEQTPWSDQDNGLIYADGGGALADSYFEQFGLSLARVLEEVGYPPCKGKVMVSNPMWRLSLADWHTQLAGWREELRWEDVRYLTIASDLRFVAGDGTLAAKWRNDFMRLMSRNEELEAALLGNTVRHKAALNVLGQVITERFGEHAGEFDVKYGLYIPLVNGIRCISLYYGINESSTQERILKLHELEAFPRPWLDALRRAFVKALKFRSLTNRYTEDGVLLGDSYLTQETLKQKDVSRELRESLNTVRQLYRMLQRQHRFAERRLP; this is encoded by the coding sequence ATGAAAGAATCTGCTTCCATTCCTATTGATTTATCGAGTATTCATTCTGCGGAGACTTCCAGCGAACTGCGTTTGGCCAGGTGGAAGGAAGAGAACAAGCTGCTTCAGCTGTTCTCTTCGGTTCCCACCGAGGATTGGAACGAAAGCGTGAACCGGCTGCAGGATGAAGTGATGGCGCAGGCCATCTCCATCTGCGAGCGGGAATTGGCGGAGGCAGGTGCGGGAGTTCCTCCCGTCCCCTTCGCTTTTGTTCTTTTTGGAAGTGGAGGCCGCCAGGAACAAACTCCTTGGAGCGATCAGGATAACGGTTTAATTTACGCGGATGGCGGAGGAGCGTTGGCGGATTCATATTTTGAACAGTTTGGTCTGAGTCTGGCCAGGGTGCTTGAAGAAGTCGGTTACCCTCCCTGCAAAGGAAAGGTGATGGTCTCCAATCCGATGTGGCGGTTAAGCCTTGCCGATTGGCATACCCAGCTTGCGGGATGGCGGGAGGAACTCCGCTGGGAGGACGTGCGTTATTTAACCATTGCTTCTGATTTGCGTTTTGTTGCAGGGGATGGAACGCTGGCAGCTAAATGGCGGAATGATTTCATGCGGCTGATGAGCCGAAATGAAGAGCTGGAGGCTGCTTTGCTGGGAAATACAGTTAGACATAAAGCGGCTTTAAACGTGCTGGGTCAAGTGATCACTGAGCGGTTTGGCGAGCACGCGGGAGAATTTGATGTGAAATATGGTTTATATATCCCGCTGGTTAACGGAATCCGCTGCATTTCTTTGTATTATGGCATAAACGAGTCTTCAACCCAAGAGAGGATCTTGAAGCTGCATGAGCTGGAGGCCTTCCCGAGGCCTTGGCTTGATGCGCTGCGAAGAGCTTTTGTGAAGGCGCTGAAATTCAGGTCGCTGACCAATCGGTATACGGAAGACGGCGTTTTGCTAGGAGATTCTTATCTAACCCAAGAAACACTCAAGCAGAAGGATGTATCCAGAGAGCTGAGGGAAAGTTTGAATACGGTTCGCCAGCTGTACCGGATGCTTCAAAGGCAGCATCGTTTTGCGGAAAGGAGGCTTCCATGA
- a CDS encoding ferredoxin, with translation MAKYTWVDKDTCIACGACGATAPDIFDYDDEGLAEVIYQSDANRGVTEIEEGLYDDLQDACDGCPTDSIKIADEPFNKEG, from the coding sequence ATGGCAAAATATACTTGGGTGGATAAGGATACTTGTATCGCTTGCGGCGCATGCGGCGCCACAGCACCGGACATTTTTGATTACGATGATGAAGGTTTGGCGGAAGTGATCTATCAAAGCGATGCTAACCGCGGTGTTACGGAAATTGAGGAGGGCTTGTACGACGACCTTCAGGACGCCTGTGACGGCTGCCCTACGGACTCTATCAAAATTGCGGATGAACCGTTTAATAAAGAAGGCTAA
- a CDS encoding exonuclease domain-containing protein, producing MKEPDRTHGLWNAIKNRTLPSAIASKFGTESAEQIAFLRSLNKGLRRPETLHVQLKELKTAVFDLETTGFHPKQGDEILSFGAVRVEGIQVRLEETHHVVAKTSKPVPEEIVELTGITQEMADQAPPLVEALHDFMSFVDDRVLIAHCSGHDKAFLDMALWRTSKSHLSHRVLDTMMIAQRLHEDSRKVSLDDWLHWYGIPITRRHHALEDAKMTAFLWTALIDQLRERGVYTLGDLYVFLSHS from the coding sequence ATGAAAGAGCCGGACCGAACGCACGGTTTATGGAACGCCATTAAAAACAGAACTTTACCCTCTGCAATCGCGTCTAAATTCGGCACGGAAAGCGCAGAGCAGATTGCCTTTCTGCGCTCGCTGAATAAAGGCCTTCGAAGACCCGAGACGCTTCACGTACAGCTTAAAGAACTAAAAACGGCCGTTTTTGACTTGGAAACGACAGGGTTTCACCCCAAACAAGGGGATGAAATCCTGTCGTTTGGTGCCGTTAGAGTAGAGGGAATCCAGGTACGGCTGGAAGAGACCCACCATGTGGTCGCTAAAACCTCAAAGCCGGTTCCAGAAGAAATCGTTGAGCTTACGGGTATTACCCAGGAAATGGCCGATCAAGCTCCACCGCTGGTCGAAGCGCTGCACGATTTTATGAGTTTTGTTGATGATCGGGTATTAATCGCGCATTGCAGCGGTCATGACAAAGCTTTTTTGGATATGGCCTTGTGGAGAACCTCCAAAAGTCATTTGAGCCACCGGGTATTGGACACGATGATGATCGCTCAGCGTCTGCATGAGGACAGCCGTAAGGTGAGTCTTGATGATTGGCTCCATTGGTATGGCATTCCGATTACACGCAGACACCATGCCCTGGAGGATGCCAAAATGACGGCTTTCCTGTGGACGGCATTAATTGACCAGCTGCGGGAAAGAGGTGTTTATACGCTGGGCGATTTGTATGTTTTCCTGAGCCATTCTTAA
- a CDS encoding ammonium transporter produces the protein MRKKWLLSLLTFGSLFAVPVSAFAADEVTAPAVEIGLNSLFVFLAFVLVFFMQAGFALLEAGSVRMKNAGHVAGKTVLTLGIAVIAFWAFGFGFGFGNGNGFFGYEGFFFGGNGDTASFDALSGAGIPVVILFLFQFSFAAVSLAIACGGMAERAKLSVYIIFGLLFMIIIYPIIAHWVWGGGWLAEMGMQDYAGSAVVHLTGATAALVATFLLKPRLGKYNKDGKPNSIPGHNQVLSVLGVIILWFGWFGFNPGSGLSAMSDGFFGYVALTTNLAAASGGVAALLVSWAVFGKADIPSMLNGVLAALVAITGSCAFVEPWAAIVIGVVAGVLTFFTAQWFEKAGLDDPVYAFSVHGIAGMWGALSTGFFATGDLAESVGVGQAGLLYGGGFHQLGVQALGMIGTFVFVLVLSFIILGIIKAVTGLRVTEEEETMGLDISEHGTYGYPEQMGLLNHSGKDISK, from the coding sequence ATGAGGAAGAAGTGGTTGTTAAGCTTGCTGACTTTCGGTTCACTATTTGCAGTTCCTGTCTCCGCGTTTGCCGCAGATGAAGTAACTGCACCGGCAGTCGAAATCGGTTTGAATTCCTTGTTTGTATTTCTGGCTTTTGTGCTTGTATTCTTTATGCAGGCCGGTTTCGCCCTTCTGGAAGCAGGTTCTGTACGCATGAAGAATGCCGGGCATGTAGCCGGCAAAACGGTTCTCACCTTGGGGATCGCTGTTATCGCTTTCTGGGCTTTTGGTTTCGGCTTTGGATTCGGCAACGGCAATGGATTTTTTGGTTATGAAGGTTTCTTCTTCGGAGGCAACGGAGATACAGCTTCCTTTGACGCTTTATCCGGCGCCGGTATTCCGGTAGTTATTTTGTTCCTGTTCCAATTCTCTTTCGCGGCTGTTTCACTGGCCATCGCCTGCGGCGGTATGGCTGAACGCGCGAAACTGAGTGTTTACATTATTTTCGGACTTCTATTTATGATCATTATTTATCCAATCATCGCTCACTGGGTATGGGGCGGCGGCTGGCTGGCCGAAATGGGCATGCAGGACTATGCAGGCTCCGCGGTCGTTCACTTGACAGGCGCAACAGCGGCATTGGTTGCTACCTTCCTTCTTAAGCCGCGGCTTGGCAAATATAATAAAGACGGTAAACCAAACAGCATTCCTGGACATAACCAGGTGCTTTCGGTACTGGGTGTTATCATTCTGTGGTTCGGCTGGTTTGGCTTCAACCCAGGCAGCGGCCTTTCTGCAATGAGTGACGGATTCTTTGGTTATGTCGCATTGACAACCAATCTGGCTGCAGCATCAGGCGGCGTTGCAGCGCTGCTCGTATCGTGGGCGGTATTCGGTAAAGCCGATATCCCAAGCATGCTGAATGGTGTGCTCGCAGCACTCGTAGCGATTACAGGTTCCTGTGCCTTCGTTGAGCCATGGGCAGCCATCGTAATCGGGGTTGTGGCCGGTGTCTTGACGTTCTTCACGGCCCAATGGTTTGAGAAAGCCGGGCTTGATGATCCGGTTTATGCCTTCTCCGTACACGGTATCGCCGGTATGTGGGGCGCGTTGTCCACTGGTTTCTTCGCAACAGGCGATCTGGCCGAGTCGGTTGGCGTAGGTCAAGCCGGTTTGCTCTATGGCGGCGGCTTCCATCAGCTTGGCGTTCAAGCTTTGGGCATGATCGGAACATTCGTGTTTGTTCTGGTGCTTTCCTTCATTATTCTGGGCATCATCAAAGCCGTGACCGGCTTGCGTGTAACGGAGGAAGAAGAGACCATGGGCCTGGATATCAGTGAACATGGCACTTACGGTTATCCGGAACAAATGGGTCTCCTGAATCATTCGGGAAAAGATATTAGCAAGTAA
- a CDS encoding Mov34/MPN/PAD-1 family protein has protein sequence MIYTSSHPQSQISIELDEQVLSAIYKHLTACHPLEGCGILLGECLDNSDIARRWRITEFKPAANRSPNPDRAFTLDPAVWVPCSLSPRLLGIVHNHPVSAPVPSLEDLKQLQSFGALIRIYMIVATEHKNPPNHSLYGVQSGEDLTYLLMKLQEH, from the coding sequence ATGATTTATACAAGCAGCCACCCTCAATCCCAAATAAGCATCGAACTGGACGAACAGGTTTTGTCCGCTATTTACAAACATCTGACGGCCTGCCATCCGTTAGAAGGCTGCGGCATTTTATTGGGCGAGTGCCTGGATAACTCGGATATCGCCCGACGCTGGAGAATCACCGAGTTTAAGCCGGCGGCCAACCGCTCTCCAAATCCCGACCGCGCCTTCACCCTTGACCCGGCTGTCTGGGTTCCCTGCAGCTTGTCCCCCCGCCTGCTCGGCATTGTCCACAACCACCCGGTTTCCGCACCGGTACCGTCCCTCGAAGATCTAAAGCAGCTGCAAAGCTTTGGTGCCCTCATCCGGATTTATATGATTGTTGCCACCGAACACAAAAATCCCCCTAATCACTCGCTTTACGGGGTTCAATCAGGGGAAGATTTAACTTATCTATTAATGAAACTGCAGGAACATTAA
- a CDS encoding DNA polymerase IV, protein MNAFYCSVHEAEEPEKYAGRATAVAGSVEKRKGIIVTCSYAARKLGVKTGMLVSQALKLCPDLIVLQPDFHLYRRYSRAFQSIAYSYTPLIQVASIDECYMDITGSRQFGTPLQIAEELQRRIREELGLPCSVGVAPNKLLAKMASDMKKPSGITVLRIRDVPNLLWDKPCAQLFGIGSRTADKLKKLHIYTIGQLAAAEERKLQQHFGVMGSWMKQAANGIDHTPVNEEKEKNKSVGHTTTLPYDITDIKDVERVMLNLADQVSRRMRRQGLMAQTVQITIRTPDMKTITRSQTLDSVTETADEVYHEACKLYRKHWKEGKPVRLLGITLQNLVPKEDSAMQLDLFSYEQQPKKEQLTKVMDELRDKFGESAVLTAGMLGDDPSALIRNHKIRGTSLQTDFLKNQDED, encoded by the coding sequence ATGAATGCCTTCTACTGCTCGGTGCATGAAGCCGAGGAGCCGGAGAAATACGCCGGCAGAGCCACGGCTGTCGCGGGGAGCGTGGAGAAGCGCAAAGGGATCATTGTAACCTGCTCCTATGCAGCCAGAAAGCTGGGCGTCAAAACGGGCATGCTGGTCAGCCAGGCCTTAAAGTTATGTCCTGATTTAATTGTACTACAACCGGATTTCCATCTGTACCGCAGGTACTCCAGAGCGTTTCAAAGCATAGCCTATTCTTATACCCCGCTGATCCAGGTAGCTTCCATAGACGAATGTTATATGGATATTACAGGTTCCAGGCAGTTTGGCACGCCGCTTCAAATTGCGGAGGAGCTGCAGCGCCGTATTCGCGAGGAACTGGGACTTCCATGCTCGGTTGGGGTCGCGCCGAACAAGCTGCTGGCCAAGATGGCGTCCGATATGAAGAAGCCAAGCGGGATTACGGTGCTCAGAATCCGTGACGTTCCAAACCTGCTGTGGGATAAACCGTGCGCCCAGCTGTTTGGCATCGGCAGCAGAACAGCCGATAAATTAAAGAAACTTCATATCTACACCATCGGCCAGCTGGCGGCGGCAGAGGAAAGGAAGCTGCAGCAGCATTTCGGCGTCATGGGTTCATGGATGAAACAGGCGGCAAATGGCATCGATCATACTCCGGTTAATGAAGAGAAAGAAAAAAATAAATCGGTCGGCCATACGACCACCCTTCCTTATGATATTACCGATATCAAAGATGTTGAACGAGTTATGCTGAATCTGGCCGATCAGGTATCGAGACGGATGCGCAGACAAGGCTTGATGGCCCAGACCGTACAAATTACGATTCGTACGCCGGATATGAAGACGATTACGAGGTCGCAGACGCTGGACAGCGTTACGGAAACGGCCGATGAAGTGTATCACGAAGCCTGCAAGCTGTACCGGAAGCATTGGAAGGAAGGCAAACCCGTGCGTCTGCTGGGGATTACGCTGCAAAATCTTGTCCCTAAGGAGGATTCGGCGATGCAGCTGGATTTGTTCAGCTATGAGCAGCAGCCGAAGAAAGAGCAGCTGACCAAGGTGATGGATGAGCTTAGAGACAAATTTGGCGAAAGCGCGGTGCTTACGGCGGGCATGCTGGGAGACGACCCTTCGGCGTTGATCCGGAACCATAAAATACGGGGCACTTCGCTGCAAACGGATTTTCTGAAAAATCAGGACGAGGATTGA
- a CDS encoding quinone-dependent dihydroorotate dehydrogenase, with amino-acid sequence MLYRNFGKPVFFRLDPEKAHHLVIGGLHKTSAMPGGIALLKSLFGIKETPELSVDLFGLHFPSPVGLAAGLDKNAEAVEGFSSIGFGFMEVGTVTPKEQPGNEQPRLFRLPADEALINRMGFNNHGAEAMAAQLAALKSRPIPIAVNIGKNKSTPNEEAYTDYKKCIRVLYPEADFFVVNISSPNTPDLRNLQHGSELSGLLEQVVGEMQVQNARHGGSKAVLVKIAPDVTDQELEFMVETIAASGVSGIIATNTTLSREGLQHPHAKETGGLSGKPLQERSTEIVSRIYRQTGGKLPIIGSGGIFSGEDAYRKIRAGASLIEIYTALIYEGPEINRRLHRSLRELMLRDGFHHISEAVGADHR; translated from the coding sequence GTGCTGTATCGAAATTTTGGGAAACCGGTTTTCTTTCGGCTGGATCCGGAGAAAGCCCACCATCTGGTGATCGGAGGGTTACATAAAACCTCTGCTATGCCTGGAGGGATCGCTTTACTTAAATCTTTGTTTGGCATTAAAGAAACCCCGGAGCTTTCGGTCGACCTGTTCGGACTGCATTTTCCTTCCCCGGTCGGACTGGCTGCGGGACTTGATAAAAATGCGGAAGCCGTGGAAGGATTCTCCTCCATCGGTTTTGGGTTTATGGAGGTAGGCACGGTAACGCCAAAAGAGCAGCCGGGCAACGAACAGCCGCGGCTGTTCAGGCTTCCTGCAGACGAAGCGCTCATCAACCGGATGGGCTTCAATAATCATGGTGCCGAGGCGATGGCGGCTCAATTGGCGGCTTTGAAGAGCCGGCCGATTCCCATTGCCGTGAATATCGGTAAAAATAAATCAACACCCAACGAAGAAGCGTATACTGATTATAAGAAATGTATCCGGGTTTTGTATCCGGAGGCGGATTTTTTTGTGGTGAACATCAGCTCCCCGAATACGCCCGACCTTCGCAATTTGCAGCACGGCAGCGAGCTTTCCGGTCTGCTGGAGCAGGTGGTTGGCGAAATGCAGGTGCAGAATGCCCGGCATGGCGGCTCGAAAGCGGTGCTGGTCAAAATTGCCCCGGATGTGACGGATCAAGAGCTGGAATTTATGGTGGAGACGATCGCTGCAAGCGGCGTTTCCGGCATTATTGCTACGAACACAACGCTTTCCCGCGAAGGGCTGCAGCATCCTCATGCCAAGGAAACGGGAGGGTTAAGCGGAAAGCCGCTTCAGGAGCGGTCCACCGAAATTGTCAGCCGGATTTACCGGCAGACAGGCGGGAAACTTCCGATTATCGGCTCCGGCGGTATTTTCAGCGGCGAGGATGCTTACCGCAAAATCCGGGCGGGAGCCAGCCTGATTGAAATTTATACGGCACTTATATATGAAGGCCCTGAAATTAATCGCAGACTGCACCGCAGTTTACGGGAATTGATGCTGCGGGACGGATTTCATCATATTTCCGAAGCGGTGGGCGCTGACCATCGTTAA
- a CDS encoding GTP pyrophosphokinase has product MDGRDWGTFLLPYEQTVEELKVKFKTMRSELKKREEYAPIEFVTGRVKKISSILDKAKRLNVAMEDLETGIEDIAGIRIMCQFVEDIRRVAQYIRNRKDLKVLYEKDYITNYKESGYRSFHMIVEYPVQTAFGQKPVLAEIQIRTLAMNFWATIEHSLNYKYRDSLPAEMRLRLKKAAEAAFVLDNEMSSIREEILTAQRSFEDDSNLVSDTLKLIHQLYFYHKVSEAIDAQRRFNEIWEQRDLAAMKGLLDEVKSTVKQAKKDIDPELDDEV; this is encoded by the coding sequence ATGGACGGTAGAGATTGGGGAACCTTTCTCCTTCCCTATGAACAGACGGTGGAGGAACTTAAGGTTAAATTTAAAACAATGCGTTCGGAGCTCAAGAAACGGGAAGAATATGCACCGATTGAGTTTGTTACCGGACGCGTGAAGAAGATTTCCAGCATTCTCGATAAAGCCAAACGGCTGAATGTAGCCATGGAGGATCTGGAGACCGGCATTGAAGATATTGCCGGGATTAGGATCATGTGCCAGTTTGTCGAGGATATCCGGCGCGTGGCCCAATATATTCGGAACCGCAAAGATTTGAAGGTTCTTTATGAAAAAGATTATATTACCAATTACAAGGAAAGCGGCTACCGCAGCTTCCATATGATCGTGGAATATCCGGTTCAGACGGCCTTCGGCCAAAAGCCGGTGCTCGCCGAAATCCAGATCCGCACGCTGGCGATGAACTTCTGGGCGACCATCGAGCATTCGCTGAATTATAAATACCGGGACAGCCTGCCGGCGGAGATGCGGCTGCGTCTGAAGAAGGCGGCAGAGGCCGCGTTTGTGCTGGACAATGAAATGTCGAGCATCCGGGAAGAAATCTTAACGGCACAGCGCAGCTTTGAAGATGATTCCAATCTCGTGTCCGACACGCTCAAGCTGATTCATCAGCTTTATTTCTATCATAAAGTCAGTGAAGCGATTGACGCGCAGCGGAGATTCAACGAAATCTGGGAGCAGCGTGACCTTGCAGCCATGAAAGGGCTGCTGGACGAAGTGAAAAGTACGGTTAAACAGGCGAAAAAAGATATCGATCCGGAGCTTGATGATGAAGTATGA
- a CDS encoding L,D-transpeptidase, translated as MNNSAYLKDYVRMHPDNRMAWYLLGKEYEQNGQEGKANYCYIQAGDIYEAFESSKTPDEVWKEYAAELLEASKRKEKIRMRWRKGLAAAMLLLLILLSPLWTIAPSSGKDVAGQPEGATEPAAAAGSPAGHEAGRPAGQSLPKGPVFTAAAAGTEAERAAALAALLEHPGGANGSLLALLGMRSQGDWLLWSREMPLEYSVVQDADSGRSSVQSLNPATCACKPPEEPALKRQAEEWTGEQELLALLSTAMLEFKQAHGRYPDKPSELNQPYPNNWIAGDTPGLGQAFQTALAKLKQPQGLEGAASGSQAGQADGHAAGEPGGVFFGQPLEIKIDKTKHLLALTSGNVILRVYQAGLGGERTPEGVFQITEKVINPNGHDNGEFGSRGMALSAGNYAIHGTNESDSIGKDESLGCIRLAKADVEELFDMVPKGIQVTVGKGILPELKPGENKPRFLFPDRQDQTNPHKTYHWLD; from the coding sequence ATGAACAATTCGGCATATTTGAAAGATTATGTACGGATGCATCCGGATAATCGCATGGCCTGGTATTTACTGGGTAAGGAATATGAACAGAACGGACAAGAAGGCAAAGCGAATTATTGTTACATACAAGCGGGAGATATTTACGAAGCTTTTGAATCTAGCAAGACACCGGATGAGGTATGGAAGGAATACGCGGCAGAGCTGCTGGAAGCATCGAAGAGAAAAGAGAAAATCCGGATGCGCTGGCGGAAGGGGCTGGCAGCGGCCATGCTGCTTCTGCTGATCCTGCTCTCACCGCTTTGGACGATAGCGCCTTCCAGCGGGAAAGATGTGGCCGGTCAGCCGGAAGGGGCAACCGAACCAGCGGCTGCCGCCGGTTCCCCGGCTGGCCATGAAGCCGGAAGGCCTGCTGGGCAAAGCTTGCCCAAAGGGCCTGTTTTTACGGCTGCCGCTGCAGGCACGGAGGCGGAAAGAGCAGCAGCGCTCGCAGCGCTGCTTGAACATCCTGGCGGCGCGAACGGAAGTCTGCTTGCGCTGCTTGGCATGAGAAGCCAGGGCGACTGGCTCTTGTGGAGCAGGGAGATGCCGCTGGAATACAGCGTGGTCCAGGACGCGGATTCCGGGCGCAGCTCCGTTCAGTCGCTGAATCCGGCCACCTGCGCCTGCAAGCCGCCAGAGGAGCCTGCGCTTAAGCGCCAGGCCGAGGAATGGACAGGAGAGCAGGAACTGCTCGCGCTGCTGTCTACGGCCATGCTGGAGTTCAAGCAGGCACATGGACGTTATCCGGATAAGCCAAGTGAACTGAATCAGCCTTATCCGAACAACTGGATCGCCGGGGATACCCCGGGGCTTGGACAGGCCTTTCAAACTGCGCTGGCAAAGCTGAAGCAGCCGCAGGGTTTGGAGGGCGCTGCCTCAGGCAGCCAGGCCGGCCAGGCGGACGGACATGCAGCGGGCGAGCCGGGAGGAGTTTTTTTCGGGCAGCCGCTTGAAATCAAGATAGACAAAACCAAACATTTGCTGGCCTTGACCAGCGGAAATGTGATTCTTCGTGTGTATCAAGCGGGACTTGGAGGAGAGCGGACGCCGGAAGGGGTTTTTCAGATCACGGAAAAGGTCATCAATCCTAACGGACATGACAACGGAGAGTTTGGCAGCCGGGGGATGGCTTTGTCAGCCGGAAATTATGCCATTCATGGAACTAACGAATCGGATAGCATTGGGAAGGATGAATCTTTGGGGTGCATTCGGCTTGCCAAAGCCGATGTGGAGGAGTTATTTGATATGGTGCCCAAAGGCATTCAGGTCACTGTAGGAAAGGGGATATTGCCGGAACTGAAACCGGGAGAAAACAAACCGCGTTTCCTATTTCCCGATCGGCAGGATCAGACAAATCCCCACAAAACCTATCATTGGCTGGATTAA